A region from the Parasphingopyxis sp. CP4 genome encodes:
- a CDS encoding LysR family transcriptional regulator — MKRTLLPLNGLRVFDAAARHLSFTRAADELAVTPAAVGQQIRALEDTLGVVLFRRTPKGLELTPEGERGLDALREGFLQFEESVRAMRQGQSSSRLTIAAPRDFSRYWLLPRLAEYGKTDPDLRFQLIASDDDLDFTEANLDLAIRLADGPGDHMGVKLAEPEAVWVGEGEIICWEGGKADEIRLIVADAGLALEAAMSGIGRTRVPRMLADAAGAEIGESEEAQRTYWLMAPLPQWRQKKVRDLVAALTT; from the coding sequence ATGAAACGCACGCTCTTGCCATTGAATGGCCTGCGGGTCTTTGACGCGGCTGCGCGCCACCTGTCTTTTACCCGGGCGGCTGATGAGCTCGCCGTGACACCAGCGGCCGTAGGCCAGCAGATTCGGGCGCTCGAAGATACGCTTGGTGTCGTCTTGTTTCGTCGCACACCAAAGGGATTGGAACTGACGCCGGAAGGGGAGCGCGGTCTTGATGCGCTGCGCGAAGGCTTCCTGCAATTCGAAGAGAGTGTTCGGGCAATGCGCCAGGGGCAATCTTCGAGTCGTCTCACCATTGCCGCACCGCGCGATTTTAGTCGCTATTGGCTTCTGCCGAGGCTAGCCGAATATGGGAAAACGGATCCGGACCTCCGTTTCCAACTGATCGCCAGTGACGATGATCTCGATTTTACCGAAGCCAATCTCGATCTCGCGATCCGGCTTGCCGACGGCCCTGGTGACCATATGGGTGTGAAGCTCGCCGAACCCGAGGCCGTTTGGGTGGGTGAGGGCGAAATTATCTGCTGGGAAGGCGGCAAGGCGGACGAGATTCGCCTGATCGTGGCGGATGCAGGCCTGGCGCTTGAAGCGGCCATGTCGGGTATCGGACGGACGCGCGTGCCGCGAATGCTCGCTGACGCCGCCGGAGCAGAGATTGGCGAGAGCGAAGAAGCCCAGCGGACATATTGGCTGATGGCACCTCTGCCCCAATGGCGGCAGAAAAAGGTTCGCGATCTGGTCGCTGCGCTAACGACCTGA